The following coding sequences lie in one Fuerstiella sp. genomic window:
- a CDS encoding (2Fe-2S)-binding protein, whose amino-acid sequence MKTHVSTTINGEAVEFLCQPRQSLLEVLRDVLSLTGCKEGCNNGNCGACTVVLNGLPVDSCLVLAVEVEGANIETVEGVAQQRKLHPVQQCFLEGAALQCGICTPGFIMTSKALLEKNPDADEEEIRFSLAGNLCRCTGYDKIVHAVQAVQAAEESAPTSR is encoded by the coding sequence ATGAAGACACACGTATCTACAACGATCAATGGAGAGGCCGTGGAGTTTCTCTGTCAGCCACGGCAGAGTCTGCTGGAAGTCCTGAGAGATGTGCTGTCTCTCACCGGCTGTAAAGAAGGCTGTAACAACGGCAACTGCGGTGCCTGCACCGTGGTGCTCAATGGACTACCTGTCGACAGTTGCCTGGTCTTGGCTGTGGAAGTTGAAGGGGCGAACATCGAAACCGTCGAAGGGGTTGCCCAGCAAAGAAAACTGCACCCCGTACAACAGTGTTTCCTTGAAGGGGCCGCACTGCAATGTGGTATCTGTACCCCAGGATTTATTATGACCTCAAAGGCTCTGCTGGAAAAAAATCCTGATGCTGATGAAGAAGAGATTCGTTTCAGCCTTGCCGGCAATCTGTGCCGCTGCACCGGCTATGACAAAATTGTCCACGCTGTACAGGCGGTACAGGCCGCTGAGGAATCGGCTCCTACTTCCCGGTAG
- a CDS encoding xanthine dehydrogenase family protein subunit M — translation MIDFEYTAPTQLDDAISQLSKAGDRARILAGGTDIIVQLREGLQSADLVVDVKKIPELTQFEFTAGQDLQLGASVPCWQIYGNSDISNAYSALTDAVHIIGGWQIQSRASVGGNLCNSSPAADSIPALIALDAVANIAGPSGRRTVPASEFCMAPGRNVLETGELLVSLTLPAPGPHSGSAYQRFIPRNEMDIAVVGTGSYVRLDPDGQKIEQARIALSAVAATPVFAEEASSWLAGQPINEDVFAEAGELAKKVASPIDDMRGPAEYRTHLVGVLTRRTLATACERARQ, via the coding sequence TTGATTGATTTCGAGTACACTGCCCCCACTCAACTGGACGATGCCATCAGTCAGCTCTCCAAAGCCGGTGATCGCGCACGGATTCTGGCGGGCGGTACTGATATTATTGTCCAGTTGCGAGAGGGGCTTCAAAGTGCCGACCTTGTGGTCGATGTAAAAAAGATTCCGGAACTGACTCAGTTTGAGTTTACTGCCGGGCAGGATCTGCAACTGGGTGCGAGTGTGCCGTGTTGGCAGATCTATGGAAATTCCGATATTTCCAATGCTTATTCGGCGCTGACGGATGCGGTGCATATCATCGGGGGCTGGCAGATTCAGAGTCGTGCCAGTGTTGGCGGGAATCTTTGTAACTCGTCGCCCGCCGCTGATTCGATACCAGCATTGATTGCCCTTGACGCAGTGGCCAATATCGCGGGTCCGTCGGGGCGCCGCACGGTTCCCGCGAGCGAATTCTGTATGGCACCCGGTCGTAATGTTCTCGAGACTGGAGAATTGCTGGTCAGTTTGACGTTGCCGGCGCCGGGACCTCACAGTGGATCGGCATACCAAAGATTCATTCCTCGCAACGAAATGGATATCGCGGTTGTGGGAACTGGCTCATACGTGCGACTTGACCCCGATGGTCAGAAGATTGAACAGGCGAGAATCGCACTTTCCGCTGTCGCAGCTACTCCGGTATTCGCAGAGGAAGCTTCCAGTTGGCTGGCTGGTCAACCGATCAATGAAGACGTGTTTGCAGAAGCGGGGGAGCTTGCAAAAAAGGTTGCTTCGCCAATCGATGATATGAGAGGTCCTGCGGAATACCGAACTCATTTGGTCGGCGTCCTCACCAGACGTACGCTGGCGACCGCGTGTGAACGTGCCCGCCAATAG
- a CDS encoding CehA/McbA family metallohydrolase: MTYQDEWSSLSWMSIPLWLVLCVAGCDSPTSTPVVRQDNADTSAAPFREKMEITTTDPVPQDVSPESDSLEIVSEVDRQPLVSQTRRLIEALDFAGSPLSETDVRALRAAMELSDDVQTIGQIQRILNAYTLVDVHINPEARVKVGPGECHSRLQQQGWRIFLVRVRNEARVTARLEVTSRNNQPTMDFAQEGTITPVEVQERWMKVEMLDKRPLNSRLSGLPVEYRIVTVFSRDAGEREGHLAFDVGHGSQDIGFRNDLHVLFHCDSAVKVIFNIRDHDGQPTTGSLVIQDEKGQLYPLPARRTAPDFFFQEQIYRTSGEYVMLPAGRYQIDYGRGPEYLRERKSVDVPEVEVHPIELQLTRWVNPQARGWISGDHHIHASGCMHYQSPAIGVEAPVMLHHIEGEGLNVGNVLTWGPGWEHQKNNFCGAADEVSTKTNVIRYDVEVSQFPSDHTGHLCLLGLTEDDYPGTTAKSEWPSWGLPIVKWAKLQGAVTGAAHSGWGLDVFPEARLPNYVVPPMDGIGAQESLVHAAHDAVDFLSTVDTPYVWELNVWYHMMNCGFDIKASGETDFPCIYGERVGLGRSYVRIEDSSRVSYPAWVRGVQAGRSYVSDGSSHLMDFAVNGIVSGDAERSAVELNGPETVRVTANVAALLDDEPRTVFRGAGNWDTFLKDEMLRNGREQIPIRDLPYTSKPYWHLERARIGDSRNVTLELIVNGQVADQQEILADGSEIPVSFDVPIERSSWVALRILAASHTNPVTVRVSDQPVRASKLSAEWCLDSIDQLWLQKAMNIRSQERAAAHEAYGLARTVYQKIAQEAYDDTALLTGADAKRRQWQHLTIQDNMQLIEFAMSHNDGEYGNVTFDRVVRGFTGEIDLKLSVEPQVAQIHYTLDGSRVTVDSPIYVGPLKLNETVTVSARGFIDGRICTEMATATYTRFTPEDFGTDVRPGRTRPGLNYRYFHGDYAELNNVAESHLVSEFIAPNFTLDVRERDLYFAIHFSGLIDIPRDGIYTFSTSSNDGSCLYIGETLVVSNDGLHGLGPVSDIIPLKAGLHPIRLDYFNAGGTWGLEVKWKGPGFEEQPVPDEVLHCKPLATIK; this comes from the coding sequence GTGACGTATCAAGATGAATGGAGTTCTCTTTCGTGGATGTCCATTCCTCTGTGGCTGGTGCTGTGTGTCGCAGGGTGTGATTCGCCGACGTCAACACCCGTGGTCCGGCAGGACAACGCAGATACATCGGCCGCACCGTTCCGGGAAAAAATGGAAATCACGACGACAGATCCGGTTCCGCAGGACGTATCACCTGAATCGGATTCTCTTGAAATTGTGTCTGAAGTCGATCGCCAGCCACTGGTGTCCCAGACACGCCGTCTGATCGAAGCTCTGGACTTTGCCGGCAGCCCCCTTTCTGAAACCGACGTTCGCGCCCTGCGTGCAGCCATGGAGTTGTCCGATGATGTGCAAACTATCGGGCAGATTCAGCGAATTCTCAATGCTTACACACTGGTTGACGTGCACATAAATCCGGAGGCCCGTGTCAAAGTCGGGCCCGGTGAATGCCACTCCCGACTGCAGCAGCAGGGGTGGCGTATCTTTCTTGTTCGTGTGCGTAATGAGGCCCGAGTGACGGCAAGACTGGAAGTGACCAGCAGGAACAACCAGCCGACAATGGACTTCGCACAGGAAGGAACCATCACTCCTGTCGAAGTGCAGGAACGCTGGATGAAAGTTGAGATGCTGGATAAGAGACCTCTCAACTCCCGTCTGAGCGGACTGCCTGTTGAATATCGAATTGTAACCGTGTTCAGTCGCGATGCCGGTGAACGCGAAGGGCATCTCGCGTTCGATGTGGGACATGGATCGCAGGACATTGGATTCCGCAACGATTTGCACGTGCTTTTTCACTGTGATTCTGCTGTCAAAGTGATCTTCAATATCCGGGATCACGATGGCCAACCCACAACCGGGTCACTGGTGATTCAGGATGAAAAGGGCCAGCTTTATCCACTGCCCGCACGGCGCACAGCACCCGATTTTTTCTTTCAGGAACAGATTTACCGGACAAGCGGTGAGTATGTGATGCTGCCGGCGGGGCGTTATCAGATCGATTATGGTCGTGGACCCGAATATCTCCGGGAAAGAAAAAGTGTGGATGTGCCGGAGGTAGAAGTTCACCCGATTGAACTACAGTTGACCCGCTGGGTTAATCCGCAGGCCCGGGGCTGGATCTCGGGTGACCATCACATTCACGCCTCCGGATGTATGCACTATCAAAGTCCGGCAATTGGTGTCGAAGCTCCGGTCATGCTGCATCATATTGAGGGGGAAGGTCTGAACGTCGGAAACGTGCTGACGTGGGGGCCTGGCTGGGAACATCAAAAAAATAATTTCTGCGGCGCAGCTGATGAAGTCTCCACGAAGACGAACGTGATTCGTTACGACGTAGAGGTCTCGCAATTTCCAAGTGATCACACCGGTCACCTGTGCCTGCTGGGTTTGACTGAAGACGACTATCCGGGCACCACGGCCAAGAGCGAATGGCCGAGTTGGGGGCTGCCCATAGTTAAGTGGGCAAAACTGCAGGGGGCTGTGACAGGTGCAGCGCATTCCGGATGGGGTCTGGATGTCTTTCCCGAGGCCCGACTGCCCAACTACGTGGTGCCGCCGATGGACGGGATCGGTGCCCAGGAGTCGCTGGTGCATGCCGCACATGATGCCGTGGATTTTCTTTCTACTGTTGATACTCCCTACGTCTGGGAACTCAATGTCTGGTATCACATGATGAATTGTGGTTTCGACATTAAGGCCAGTGGAGAGACCGATTTTCCCTGTATCTATGGTGAACGAGTGGGGCTGGGACGCAGCTATGTCAGGATTGAGGATTCTTCCCGCGTCAGCTATCCCGCCTGGGTGCGCGGTGTGCAGGCCGGTCGTTCGTACGTGTCTGACGGTTCCAGTCATCTGATGGACTTTGCTGTGAACGGTATTGTGTCCGGTGACGCAGAACGAAGTGCGGTTGAGCTCAATGGACCGGAAACTGTTCGTGTCACTGCAAATGTGGCGGCTCTGCTGGATGACGAACCTCGCACCGTGTTCAGAGGAGCGGGGAACTGGGACACATTTCTGAAGGATGAAATGTTGCGGAACGGTCGCGAGCAGATTCCGATCCGGGATCTGCCGTATACCTCCAAACCCTACTGGCATCTGGAGCGTGCCCGTATCGGAGACTCACGCAATGTGACTCTTGAACTCATTGTCAATGGCCAGGTAGCAGACCAGCAGGAGATCCTTGCTGACGGTTCAGAGATCCCTGTTTCTTTTGATGTCCCGATCGAACGCAGCAGCTGGGTGGCTCTGCGGATTCTTGCCGCTTCACATACGAATCCCGTGACTGTCCGGGTGAGTGATCAGCCTGTTCGTGCCTCAAAACTGAGCGCCGAGTGGTGTCTGGACAGCATCGATCAGCTCTGGCTTCAAAAGGCCATGAACATACGTTCCCAGGAACGAGCTGCGGCTCACGAAGCCTACGGACTGGCGCGCACTGTTTATCAGAAAATCGCTCAGGAAGCGTATGACGACACTGCACTCCTGACTGGGGCTGACGCGAAACGGCGGCAGTGGCAGCACCTGACTATTCAGGACAATATGCAGTTGATTGAGTTTGCCATGTCGCATAACGATGGTGAATACGGCAACGTGACGTTTGACCGCGTCGTGCGGGGATTCACCGGTGAGATTGATCTGAAATTGTCTGTGGAGCCCCAGGTGGCCCAAATCCATTACACTCTGGACGGATCACGTGTCACAGTTGATTCACCGATTTATGTCGGTCCGCTTAAACTGAACGAAACTGTGACGGTGTCGGCACGCGGGTTCATCGATGGCAGGATCTGCACGGAAATGGCAACCGCCACGTATACTCGGTTTACTCCGGAAGATTTTGGCACAGACGTCAGGCCAGGCAGGACCCGACCGGGCCTAAACTACCGTTACTTCCACGGCGATTATGCTGAACTTAACAATGTTGCAGAATCGCACCTCGTTTCGGAATTCATTGCGCCCAATTTCACGCTCGACGTCCGAGAGCGGGATCTGTACTTTGCCATTCATTTCAGTGGCTTAATCGACATTCCGCGGGACGGCATCTACACTTTTAGTACCTCCTCGAACGACGGGAGCTGTCTGTACATTGGCGAAACGCTTGTTGTTTCCAATGATGGACTGCATGGACTGGGACCGGTTTCAGACATCATTCCCCTGAAAGCCGGTCTGCACCCGATTCGCCTTGATTATTTCAATGCGGGCGGCACCTGGGGGCTTGAGGTAAAATGGAAGGGGCCGGGATTTGAGGAGCAACCGGTTCCGGATGAGGTGCTGCACTGCAAACCACTGGCTACAATTAAATAA
- a CDS encoding carbohydrate-binding family 9-like protein: protein MQFQIRLRITAVVIGCIFSHSTSFCGQPEKDEFSVRTVNTTQLTVRFTSDFELTGDGNADAWTRAKWIDLNKRPGAGHNYSTRFKTLYSETGIYFLFDGTDSLLTATMEDDFADLYLEDVFEVFLWTDESYPVYFEYEISPLNKELPILIPNFGGHFMGWRPWRYEGDRKTRTKISITGGPAQSGSQIERWTAEVFIPYSLLNPLKNVPPKSGTTWRGNVYRIDYDNKKMTQWDWARVGPSFHDYKRFGTFIFE, encoded by the coding sequence ATGCAATTCCAAATACGATTAAGAATCACTGCCGTTGTGATCGGCTGTATTTTTAGCCATTCGACCTCGTTCTGCGGACAACCGGAAAAGGACGAATTCTCCGTTCGGACTGTCAACACGACACAGTTGACCGTCAGGTTTACGAGTGATTTCGAACTCACCGGTGACGGGAACGCTGATGCCTGGACCAGGGCCAAGTGGATTGACCTGAACAAGCGACCCGGCGCCGGACACAACTATTCCACACGATTCAAAACGCTGTATTCCGAGACTGGAATCTACTTCCTTTTTGACGGAACAGATTCGCTCCTTACTGCCACAATGGAAGACGATTTCGCAGACCTGTATCTGGAAGATGTATTTGAAGTCTTTCTGTGGACCGACGAGTCGTATCCCGTCTACTTCGAATATGAAATATCACCTTTAAACAAAGAGTTGCCGATTCTGATTCCCAATTTCGGCGGACATTTCATGGGGTGGCGACCGTGGCGCTACGAAGGGGATCGCAAAACCCGAACAAAGATCAGTATCACCGGAGGTCCGGCGCAGTCCGGCTCACAGATTGAGAGATGGACCGCAGAAGTATTCATTCCCTATTCGTTACTGAATCCTTTAAAAAATGTCCCGCCAAAATCCGGAACGACGTGGCGGGGCAACGTGTACCGCATCGATTACGACAACAAAAAGATGACGCAGTGGGACTGGGCTCGTGTAGGCCCCAGCTTTCATGATTACAAACGATTTGGCACGTTTATTTTTGAGTGA